A region of the Litchfieldia alkalitelluris genome:
CCTTGGCTCAAGTTGTGATTATGATTGGAATAGGGTCTTTACTTGTACAACCAATTGTAGGGAAAAACGTATGGACTACATTACTTGTCGGTCTAGCATTAGTGGTTACTTTACTTGTTATTGAGTATGCTCAAGTAAAGTCTGATAAATTTGAGAAATTCGTTACAGGACAATCTAAATTAGTGATAGAAAACGGAGAGGTAAATGTTCAAAATCTGAGGAAGCTTCGATATACAGTAGATCAACTTGAAATGCAGCTAAGACAAAACAGTATTTCTAATATAAGTGATGTACAATCCGCAACGCTTGAGCCTAATGGAACGGTTGGTTTTATGTTAAAAGAAAACAAACAACCAGCAACGAAAGAAGATATCCAAAACATATTG
Encoded here:
- a CDS encoding DUF421 domain-containing protein yields the protein MDWDLLWKATVIVIGGTLLLRIAGRKSIAQMTLAQVVIMIGIGSLLVQPIVGKNVWTTLLVGLALVVTLLVIEYAQVKSDKFEKFVTGQSKLVIENGEVNVQNLRKLRYTVDQLEMQLRQNSISNISDVQSATLEPNGTVGFMLKENKQPATKEDIQNILKEIQELRTIVPRKIVTSSQQSVESSNDSNSNNFNIFDEVGKKGHQNPPPKYLQ